A region of Streptomyces sp. TG1A-60 DNA encodes the following proteins:
- a CDS encoding sigma-70 family RNA polymerase sigma factor, with amino-acid sequence MTHDMLATLRPLLVAEVSAEASAAGAEAGDLEQAVWLRLLERLDTDGPPADPEGWLRSAVRFEARLSRRTARLERPYVAEPADEHAPGPEQQALTAARRRALHAAVRRLPGRCPRLLAALLSPQDLTYREIAGELGISQGSLGPERSRCLGCLRRLLAAEVAAREPRG; translated from the coding sequence ATGACACACGACATGCTCGCCACCCTCCGGCCCCTGCTGGTCGCGGAAGTGTCGGCCGAGGCCTCCGCGGCCGGTGCGGAGGCGGGGGACCTGGAGCAGGCGGTCTGGCTGCGCCTGCTGGAACGGCTCGACACCGACGGCCCGCCCGCCGACCCCGAGGGCTGGCTGCGCAGCGCCGTCCGTTTCGAGGCCCGCCTCAGCCGCCGCACGGCCCGACTCGAACGGCCGTACGTCGCCGAGCCCGCCGACGAGCACGCCCCCGGCCCCGAACAGCAGGCACTCACGGCCGCCCGCCGTCGCGCGCTGCACGCGGCGGTACGCCGGCTGCCCGGCCGCTGCCCCCGGTTGCTCGCGGCCCTGCTGTCCCCGCAGGACCTCACGTATCGTGAGATCGCGGGCGAGTTGGGCATCTCACAGGGCAGCCTCGGTCCGGAACGTTCCAGATGCCTGGGATGTCTTCGGCGATTGCTGGCCGCGGAGGTTGCGGCACGCGAACCGAGGGGATAG
- a CDS encoding GNAT family N-acetyltransferase produces MGMSVTISVATGQDADQIFRLRYLCFQSEAALYGNYRIDPLVQSLDSVRAEVASDCVFVARLGDEVVGSVHGTLLDDGTASIGKLCVHPRLQGHGIGARLLRAAESALAGERGATRFRLSAGRRSEGNLRLYRRVGYETVGTSQGQDGVPMVVLEKPAGAYAATA; encoded by the coding sequence ATGGGCATGAGCGTGACCATCTCCGTGGCGACCGGGCAGGACGCCGACCAGATCTTCAGGCTGAGATACCTGTGTTTCCAGAGCGAGGCGGCGCTGTACGGCAACTACCGCATCGATCCGCTCGTCCAGAGCCTCGACTCCGTCCGCGCTGAGGTCGCCTCGGACTGCGTGTTCGTGGCCCGACTGGGTGACGAGGTGGTCGGCTCCGTCCACGGCACCCTCCTCGACGACGGCACCGCCTCCATCGGCAAACTCTGCGTCCACCCCCGCCTCCAGGGCCACGGCATCGGCGCGAGGCTGCTCCGCGCGGCCGAATCCGCCCTGGCCGGGGAGCGCGGCGCCACCAGGTTCCGCCTCAGTGCCGGCCGGCGCAGCGAGGGCAACCTCCGGCTGTACCGCCGAGTCGGCTACGAGACCGTCGGCACCAGCCAGGGCCAGGACGGCGTTCCGATGGTGGTCCTGGAGAAGCCGGCGGGAGCGTACGCGGCGACGGCATAG
- a CDS encoding GNAT family N-acetyltransferase, with product MTSTFPDISISTERLVLRPFDEGDVQALTEMMNDEQVMAWTDVPQPFTEHGARTWITEYVPTERTSGRGLDLAVTEFLTQRLVGVIQLTKTNWHVRSAELSYVVAPWARGEGYASEAALATAQWLFREQKFERIELRTAADNTASQQVAQKIGCISEGVLRNACIARSRTAEDSWTEVRTDFIVWSLLPEDIEGVGEELADSSGFGSYSDWN from the coding sequence ATGACGAGCACCTTCCCCGACATCTCCATCAGCACGGAGCGGTTGGTTCTGCGCCCGTTCGACGAGGGCGACGTCCAGGCGCTCACCGAGATGATGAACGACGAGCAGGTGATGGCCTGGACCGATGTCCCGCAGCCCTTCACCGAACACGGTGCCCGCACCTGGATCACGGAGTACGTGCCCACTGAACGCACCTCCGGGCGCGGCCTCGACCTCGCCGTCACCGAGTTCCTCACCCAGCGTCTGGTCGGCGTCATCCAGTTGACCAAGACCAACTGGCACGTCCGGTCCGCCGAACTGTCGTACGTCGTCGCGCCCTGGGCGCGCGGCGAGGGCTACGCCTCCGAAGCCGCCCTCGCGACCGCCCAATGGCTGTTCCGCGAGCAGAAGTTCGAGCGCATCGAGCTGCGCACCGCCGCCGACAACACCGCCTCGCAGCAGGTCGCGCAGAAGATCGGCTGTATCAGCGAGGGTGTGCTGCGCAACGCCTGCATAGCGCGCAGCCGTACCGCCGAGGACAGCTGGACCGAGGTCCGCACGGACTTCATCGTCTGGAGCCTCCTCCCGGAGGACATCGAGGGCGTCGGCGAGGAACTGGCCGACAGCAGTGGTTTCGGCTCCTACTCGGACTGGAACTGA